AAACTTCTTCACTCAGGTGATATTGTTGTTTCTACTGCTACCTATGAATTTTTCTGTGTGGCTATTATGGAAGCCGTCTACTGCGGTTGCCATCCACTGGTTCCCAATCAGCTTCACTATCCGGAATTGATACCCGAAAGTCTTCATAGACCTCTTTTACACTCATCGGTTCTTTATGAATCAGAGGATGAACTGTTTAAATATTTGAAAGATCTGTTAACCGGAAAAACACAGCCACTCCCAAAAACATCTCTTCAGAATATCAACAAACATCTGGATTGGAGCCGAATGATTGGAAAGTATGATGCTCTATTTGATGAACTGAAGCAAACTGAGAGTTTGGCCTCGTTTTAATTTATTGATTCATTCACTATGCTTAGCAGTGACTCCGGCATATTTAAAGACCTTTGGTGTCTAGTCTTAAATTGCATAGCAGGAGGTTCTTATTTTTGCTAAGGTAATGTGAGTTCGATATAAAATGAATGTAAAGGCATTGAAAAAGTCCCCTCCTTTTTCAAGGAGGGCTCATTTTTGAGCGCGAAGCGAATATAGGGGTGGTTAAAACCAATAACGGATTAGGTTTTAAACCTGTGTTCATCAAGGCTACCTCCCCCCAACCCCTCCTTACACAGGAGGGGAGAATCATCTTCAAGATCCATATGTCGAACTCACGTTAAGATAAATTGTACGGGGCGGTTAGAAAGGCGCCTCGTCATCTCCACCTGGACTGAATGGCGGAGGTGCTCCGCCTGAATCACCGCCGGCATCATTGGAAGGGGGCAACGCTCCCTGGTCATCTGAGTCACCAAACGGATTACTTTCTACCCGTGTCAGTTTTTCGAACCGGGCGTATTCCTTCACAAAGAACATCCGGGTAGAACCAACGGGTCCGTTACGCTGCTTTCCGATAATCAGTTCAGCCAGGCCATTTGTAGATTCACCTTCTGCTGTTGTCGTAATGCCGTAATATTCAGGTCGATAGAGAAAGCAAACCACATCGGCATCCTGCTCAATAGAACCGGATTCACGAAGGTCACTCAGTTGAGGACGTTTATCACCGCCTCTTTGTTCAACCTGACGGCTAAGCTGTGAAAGTGCAATAACCGGCACGTCCAATTCCTTGGCCAAAGCTTTCAATCCACGGGATATAGTAGCAATTTCCTGCTCCCGGTTTCCCACATCTTTTGATGTAGCAGTCATCAGCTGAAGGTAATCGACGACAATTAAGCCGATATCGTGCTCACTTTTCAAACGCCGGCATTTGGTTCGCATCTCCATCACACTCAGACTTGGAGTGTCGTCAATAAAAATGTTTGCTGTGAAAAGGCGGCTGGCCGCATCAATCAGGCGTTTAAAATCTTCATCTTTCAATCGTCCGGTTCGGGCCGCTTGTGCATCAATCCGGGCTTCCATGGTTAGAAAACGTTGAACTAGCTGTTGAGATGACATCTCAAGGCTAAACAGTGCCACATTTGCCTGTAAATTTTCATCAGGATGGAGCGCCGCATTACGGGCACAGGTCAAAGTGAATGCAGTTTTACCCATGGAGGGGCGCGCTGCGATTATAACGAGATCTCCTTTTTGCCAGCCCGATGTATAATTGTCTACATCCAAACCTGTGGGCACACCTGTAACTCCCGCAGGTTTACCTCTGAGGTCCTCAAGATGAGCGAGCGTGTCTTTCAGCACATCCCCAATTTTGGTGGCATTAGCGCGGCTTTTGGTATTCGCTATATCAAAAATGCTCTGCTCTGCATGGTCCAGCACTTCATACGCATCGGTGGTGGAATCGTATGCTGCTTTGATAATCTCATTGCAGTTTAGAATCAGGTTTCGTTTAACAGCTTTTTCAGAGATAATCTGAGCGTGATAGTCTACGCTTGCTGCTGAACTGACGGATCTGGTCAGATCAGCCAGATAACCGGGACCTCCAACTGTATCGAGTAGCCCGTTATCCCGAAGTTCATTTTCTACAGTGATCAGATCCAGAGGATTATCTCTCTCGTATAGATCAAAAAGAGTTTCAAAAATATTTTTATGAGCCGGCTTGTAGAAATCGTCAGGTTTCAGAAGTTGAAGGGCGATAGTCGCCGCCTCGTGTTCAATCAGCATGGCTCCCAAAACAGCTTCTTCAATCTCTACAGCCTGCGGGGGTACTCTGCCGCCATCATGTGGAGCTGATGAATTCTGTTTACTGTTTTGATAGTTTGAGCCGTTCTGATTGGGCATTTTGGGAGAAAAATTTATACTTCTGAAATATTCAACTGAACCTGAGCCTGGAAATGTAATCGATTAAACTCCGGTCGGGTAAAGTACAAAAAAGTGGCCGGATTGTTTATCTTTTTTAGATGAAAACTTCTTCAAAGTGAGAAGTTTTTTCAAGGTTTCCCACCGAGTTCATCATACCGTTTTCTTACCATCTGAACATCTTCCCATGTGGGGCGTTTCCACTGTTGGTTTCGCAGAAGAGCTGCCGGATGATAGGTTACAGTCAATTCATAATCTTTAAATGAGTGAAACTTTCCACGCATGCTTTTCAGAGTTCCGTCACTGTTCAGCATAGTTTGACCTGAAATTTTACCAAGGCACAGAATGATTTTTGGTTTAACCAGTTCAATCTGTCTTTTCAGGAAAGGCATACTTCGTTTACACTCTTCATCGGTTGGATTTCGATTACCCGGTGGACGATGTTTTAAAATATTTGCAATGTAGATGTCATCACGCGAAAAATTGATGGCAGCCAGTATTTTATTCAAAAGTTGTCCGGCCGCACCTACAAAGGGTTCTCCCTGTTTATCCTCTTGTTCACCCGGCGCCTCACCGATCAGCATCAGATCTGCATTTGGATTGCCAACACCGAAAACCAGGTTGGTATTTTTAAGGTCGGTTCTAAGTTCATCGGCTGTAGAACAGAGTTGTTTTAACTCATCCAATGTTGAACAGGCCGCGAGTCTGTCAGAAAGGGTTAATGGCTTCGTCTCAGCTTCAGGTTGAACCTCTGTTTTTTCATCTTCTTGAATAGTTGCTGTCTCAGCTGTTTGATCAGGTCTATCAAAATCCCGTTTTGATACTGAAAAAGGACCATAAACTTCCCGCTCAGCTTTTAAATAGTTGATGATGTCATCAATAGATATTTGGTCAGAATTACTCATGAATCATTTGAGGATAATGTGTGCAGAATGATTGTCAAAACTTTGCTACAGAGAAAATGCAAAAGAGATGGGAGAGGGGCAAAGGTTTTAGTTAAATGCATAAAAAAATCCCCTGCAGTTGAACAGGGGATTTGAATAAATTTTATCAGTGCAGTCGCTATTTACGTGGAAGCTTTTCATCCAACATGGCTGTATGATAAACAAAAGTTGCAATAATTACTGCAGAACGCTGCAGATCTTGTTCAACCAATCGTTCGTAGTAATCCATATTCGAATGGTGCGTCATGGTGAAGTACTCAATTGGGTCCTGAATAAACTGGAATCCGGGGAGTCCAACTCTTTCAAACGCAATGTGGTCGGTTGAGCCTGTGTTGTTGTAGGTAACTGTGTTGGCACTCCACTCTTCAAACGGTTTCAGCCAGGTTTTGAACAGATGTCTTAAATCTTCATTCTGCTGAAGGTATACACCGCGTATTTGACCGGTTCCATTATCAAAATTGTAATAGGCAGAGAAGTTATCGTAATCCTCTTTTTCTTCTATCCCTTCTGCCTGATTCCACGAACCTTCTGCCGAAGCAAAGTGATCTGATACATATTCCAGGGATCCGTTCAGTCCCTGTTCTTCACCATCCCAGAGGGCAATCCGAATGGTTCTGCGTGGTTCTACACCCAGTTCTTTTAAGATTCGAACGGCTTCCATCATTACGGCAGACCCGGATGCGTTATCGGCCGCTCCGGTAGATGCATGCCACGAATCGAGGTGTGCTCCCAGCATAACCACTTCATCCTTAAGATCAGGATCCGTACCGGGAATTTCGGCTATCGTATTATAACCGTATAGGTCATCATCATAGAAGCTTACTTGCATATCGAGCTCAATTTCTACCGGCACATCTTTTTCCAGCATTCTGAAGATACGCCCGTAGTGCTCTCGCATCAGGGAAATTTGAGGCACAACATCTGATACGTTCTCATCCCAAACTCTGGGGCGTTCTCCCCATGGTGTTCCGGGGGCTGACGGTATGGATGCAGCACCTACAGCTATTTGTCCGTACCAGCCGCGATAGCCGTAATCGAGGATTGCGAGTGGTTTCTCCTCCCATAAAAATTTCATGATCTCGTACTGTAGTTCTGCCCGCTGAGCAGCTTCCGGATTTGGCTCGCGCTGATTCTCCTGTTGCTCACGAACGGCTTCAGATGCATTGGCCAGCTCTAATAGTCTTTCATCACTGATTCGTGTAGCGATAGGATCCCAGCTGGGTTCAGACTCCTGAGGAAGATCCAGCATCACAAATTTATCTCCAAGCTCCCCTCTGTATTGTTCAAGCTCCTCAACGCTTTCTACATTTAGAAAAAGCACTTCACCCTCCACGGGTCCTTCGTGTCCCGGCGACCACGCTTTTGGATAAGCTGTAACCGGAAAGTAACTGTGAGGAGAGTTCGCATGCATGGCAAAACGATTCAATTCCCATCCTTTGCCAAAGGGACCCCATTGGTGGAGATATGCATTCTCGAGGCCCATCTCTTCAAGGGCGGTTTTTGTATATTCGTTCGCATTTCTCATTTGTGGAGAGTTGGTAAGCCTGGGGCCGTAAACATCGGTCAGCCAGCTGGCAATTTCCATTACCTGGGAACGCTCAATGCCTTCCTCAATAATTTGGTCAACAATTTCAATGTCTACACTTGTCTCAGAGATTGATTGTGCATCAATGAACTGCGGTACAGTAAAAATGAAAAGAAAAGACAGTAGCAGATAATTTTTCATATAGTGGTGGTTAAATGACAATTCAATCAGCAATATGACAAGATTTAGACTAAAAAAATAAAGGTGTGCCGGGGCTTAAATACGAAATCGTGTAAAAAGATGTTTCTTCGAACTACTTTCTTTCGGATTGTTCAAAACGGCGTAACTGTTCAAAATACCGTTCAATTAACCTCTGAAAGGATTCGGAAAAACTCGTATAGTTTGGGTCCTGAAGTCGAGTGCGGATCTCTTGTTCAAGTTCCTGAAGCGTCATTTCCGGTGGAAGAGTTTGATCATAATTGCTTGATGCCGTTCCTTCACGTTCTTCTGTTTCGCCTCTTTGCTCAAGAGCCTCTTCAGCATCCAGCATTCTGGATAGAATATTTTGTTGTCTTTGCGTCATAATCGGATCGGTCATCCCGC
This is a stretch of genomic DNA from Rhodohalobacter barkolensis. It encodes these proteins:
- a CDS encoding uracil-DNA glycosylase; this encodes MSNSDQISIDDIINYLKAEREVYGPFSVSKRDFDRPDQTAETATIQEDEKTEVQPEAETKPLTLSDRLAACSTLDELKQLCSTADELRTDLKNTNLVFGVGNPNADLMLIGEAPGEQEDKQGEPFVGAAGQLLNKILAAINFSRDDIYIANILKHRPPGNRNPTDEECKRSMPFLKRQIELVKPKIILCLGKISGQTMLNSDGTLKSMRGKFHSFKDYELTVTYHPAALLRNQQWKRPTWEDVQMVRKRYDELGGKP
- a CDS encoding M20/M25/M40 family metallo-hydrolase; this translates as MKNYLLLSFLFIFTVPQFIDAQSISETSVDIEIVDQIIEEGIERSQVMEIASWLTDVYGPRLTNSPQMRNANEYTKTALEEMGLENAYLHQWGPFGKGWELNRFAMHANSPHSYFPVTAYPKAWSPGHEGPVEGEVLFLNVESVEELEQYRGELGDKFVMLDLPQESEPSWDPIATRISDERLLELANASEAVREQQENQREPNPEAAQRAELQYEIMKFLWEEKPLAILDYGYRGWYGQIAVGAASIPSAPGTPWGERPRVWDENVSDVVPQISLMREHYGRIFRMLEKDVPVEIELDMQVSFYDDDLYGYNTIAEIPGTDPDLKDEVVMLGAHLDSWHASTGAADNASGSAVMMEAVRILKELGVEPRRTIRIALWDGEEQGLNGSLEYVSDHFASAEGSWNQAEGIEEKEDYDNFSAYYNFDNGTGQIRGVYLQQNEDLRHLFKTWLKPFEEWSANTVTYNNTGSTDHIAFERVGLPGFQFIQDPIEYFTMTHHSNMDYYERLVEQDLQRSAVIIATFVYHTAMLDEKLPRK
- the dnaB gene encoding replicative DNA helicase, coding for MPNQNGSNYQNSKQNSSAPHDGGRVPPQAVEIEEAVLGAMLIEHEAATIALQLLKPDDFYKPAHKNIFETLFDLYERDNPLDLITVENELRDNGLLDTVGGPGYLADLTRSVSSAASVDYHAQIISEKAVKRNLILNCNEIIKAAYDSTTDAYEVLDHAEQSIFDIANTKSRANATKIGDVLKDTLAHLEDLRGKPAGVTGVPTGLDVDNYTSGWQKGDLVIIAARPSMGKTAFTLTCARNAALHPDENLQANVALFSLEMSSQQLVQRFLTMEARIDAQAARTGRLKDEDFKRLIDAASRLFTANIFIDDTPSLSVMEMRTKCRRLKSEHDIGLIVVDYLQLMTATSKDVGNREQEIATISRGLKALAKELDVPVIALSQLSRQVEQRGGDKRPQLSDLRESGSIEQDADVVCFLYRPEYYGITTTAEGESTNGLAELIIGKQRNGPVGSTRMFFVKEYARFEKLTRVESNPFGDSDDQGALPPSNDAGGDSGGAPPPFSPGGDDEAPF